In Vibrio pomeroyi, the genomic window AAGGTGAAGAGCGAAGATTTTAACTATGAAGAATTTCCTTGATGAAGCCAAAACATTGATGCAAATCGCTTGGCCCATTTTAGTGGCTCAGATCGCTCAAACTTTGATGGGGTTTGTTGATACCGTGATGGCAGGGCAAGTGAGCGCAGTTGATGTCGCAGCCGTTGCTCTTGGGAATAGTGTTTGGTTGCCAACGATTATTGTGGTGGGGGGAACCATTATGGCTGTTCCTGCGATGGTTGCTCGTAAGCACGGAGCTAAGCAGGAAAACGCTATTCGCCCAATGATCCACCAAACCATATACATGGCGGCTTTGTGTTCCATTGTGGTGATGGCGATCATGAGTAATGCGAGCCTAGGTTTAAAAGTGATGCAAGTCGAACCGGGTTTAGTACAGACAACATCTAGCTACCTGAACGCGCTTATGTGGGGCGCTCCTGCGTTCTTGCTATTTCAAAGTCTGCGCTGTTTCACTGAAGGTATGTCGGTAACCAAACCTTCCATGGTGATTGGGTTTATTGGGTTCTTCGTTAATATTCCCGCGAACTATGTCTTCATTTACGGGCACTTAGGAATGCCTGCTTTAGGTGGTGTGGGAAGTGGTGTCGCTACTGCGATTGTTTATTGGTCGATGGCGATATCGCTGGTGGTTTATATCGTCTTTGTTAAACGCTTTGAACGATTCAAGTTATTTAGCCACTTTGGCCGTTTTGATGTAGCAATACAGCGACAACTCTTAGCGACAGGAATGCCAATAGCATTGGCTGTTTTTCTGGAAGTTGCCGTGTTTGCGTTCATTGCAATGATGTTAGCTCCACTTGGCTCTGTTGTGGTCGCAAGTAATCAAATAGCGGTTAATTTCACAATGATTAGCCTGATGATCCCGCTTTCAATCGGCGCTGCTGTGACGATTCGGGTGGGGTATTATTTGGGGCTTAATGAGTCAGAAAGGGCGAGAAGAATAGTGTCGGTAGGCGTTATGACTGCTACCTTGATTTCGGGTGTTGTGATGCTTCTAATCTTATTGTTTAAGGGTTCTATTGCTAGTTTATATACAACAGATAAAGATGTCATTGGTCTAGCCACAACCTTGTTGTTATGGGGAGCGTTGTTCCAGGTACCTAATGCCATTCAAACGATTTATGTCGCTGCATTAAGGGGATATAAAGATACCATCCCAATTTTGTTTGTGGCTTTTGTGTCCTATTGGTTGGTGGGAATATCATTAGGTTATGTTTTAGCAAAGACAGATTTAATCGTGTCGAGAATGGGAGCGGGTGGCTTTTGGCTCGGGTTTATTGTGGGTTTGGTATTTGCGGGTTTTGCGCTCAGGAATCGAATAACCAGAACTTCAAAAGGCAACGTGGAGTTACCAGCAATCTAACCTTTAGGGGGCTTCATTGTGTGTTAAAGCTTTGATGCCATAATCAGCCAAGCGAGCTTAGTGCCTCACTTTCAGCAAGAACGTACTATAAATTTTCAACGCATAACGCTTTAATCGGGATAGTCAGAAATTAAAGGAATAAAAAAATGAAAACGATCGGTTTGCTTGGTGGTATGAGTTGGGAGTCGACAGTGAGCTACTACAAATCCATTAATGAGGGCGTGAAAGCCACACTCGGCGGGCTCAATTCTGCAAAGGTTTGTATGTATAGTGTGAACTTCGATGAGATAGAAAAGCTGCAACACCAAGGGCGTTGGGCTGAAACAGCAGATATATTATCGGACGCGGCTTTATCGGTAGAGAAGGGCGGTGCCGACTTCATCTTAATTTGTACCAATACCATGCATAAAGTAGTGCCTGAAATCGAACAGAAGATCACGATTCCTATCTTACATATCGCCGATACCACTGCGCAGAAGCTGCTTGAACAGGGTGTAAAGAAAGTGGGATTACTCGGTACCGCTTTTACGATGGAACAAGATTTCTACAAAGGGCGCTTGACCGATAAGTTCGGTATCGATGTTGTGATTCCGGATGACAGTGACCGAAAACAAGTGCACAACATCATTTATCAAGAGCTATGTCGAGGCGAAGTAAAAGAAGAGTCTCGAGCTGTCTATCGTCAAGTCATCGAGAAGCTAAGCCAACAAGGTGCTGAAGCCGTTATTCTTGGGTGTACTGAAATCGCTCTCCTGATTCAGCAGCAACACACCGATGTTCCTCTGTTTGATACCACTGCTATCCACGCTGAGGCGGCGGTACGCTTGGCGATGAGTGACTAGCATCTAGCTCTTAATCTTAGTTTCATAATTGTCCTCTTTTCGCTCTTGTGCAATTTTTATTCATAGGAGTGAAAGTTTTTTGTACAAAAGCAGGTCGTTAATTAATGAAGCGATGCTTTGTTCATTAACCAAGGCTTTATCGGCAGGTAAGGCTTTAGTTAATGGCTGAGGTATCCGCGCTTTTAAGCACTATGCTTAGTCATGACCAAAAGAGGATTTATTATGAAATGGCTTATCTTATCTGTAACGCTATTATTCGTGGCAGGATGCCAATCTACAGGATCTCAAGAAGCGCAAGTCGGTGACGACATGAACCGAGTTCATACTCAGGGGTGCAGCAGCTAATCCCTTTAGTGAAAATATCTTTTCAGCAGCTCCGATAGCACCCCCTATAAAAGCTCCAATAAAGAGTTACCCCTAAAAAGTCTTGTGTTCTCACAAGGCTTTTATTTTATACAAAACCTAAAAACTGATTCGACTATATTGCGGATTATCAATGAATATTGGTGTTGATAAACTCTGTTGTATTCAAGCACGCTCTCGTGCTTATAGACCGGAGAAACCAATATGAATTACGAGGGAAAAGTATATCGTCCATGGACAGAGGCGAAGAGCATTCTTATTCAAACCACATTAGGTTGCAGCATTAACACGTGTACGTTCTGTAACATGTTCAGCGATAAGCGATTCAAGGTTCGTGACATTGAAGATGTGTTTAAAGATATCGAAGAAGCGCGCCTGATTTTTCCTTATGTTGAATCGATTTTCCTTATCGATGGCAACGTGATGGCGGCTCGCACGGACTACCTTCTTAAGATTTTGGATAAGCTTCGTCATACCTTTCCTGAAAGCAGAAAAGTATCGCTTTATAGTGGCCTGAATGATTTCCGTCGTAAAAGCCTGAGCGAACTAAAAGAGCTTAAGAGTGCAGGCTTAACCATGGCTTATGCTGGTCTTGAGTCGGGCGATGCGGTTGTACTCGACAGCATTAAAAAGCGCATGACCCCAGAGCAAGCGCTTGAAGGTATGGCTCTAGCAAAAGAAGCCGGCATTGAAACTTTATTGTCGTTCATCTTTGGCCTTGGTGGACGTGATCGTTCCCGTGAACATATTGTCGAGACTACAAGATTGCTGAACATCATGAAGCCTGAACAAATTGCGCCAATGGCGTTAGCGATTCAACCTGGTACTGTGATGGAACAAGAAGTGAAAGACGGCAAGTTCATTATGCCGACTCAACTTCAGATTCTGGAAGAGGAAAAGTACCTGCTTGAGAATCTAAACATCGACACTTTCTACTGGGGTGACCATGGTAACAACATCGTGACTCAGAAAGGCTTCCTGTTGGATTCTAGAGAGCAATTTTTAGCGAAGGTGAACCATGCAATAGCATCAAACCCGATGGCTAAAGATAGCGTTATTCAGACGTTTGCTTGGTAGCGTTTACTTAAAAGCGATACCTGCCAACAAAGCGACAAAGATAAAACAACACAAATGGAAGTAGTGTTTGTGAAGCGTGATGATCGCCGTGGACCTACTTTCGTTACTGAGACAATTCAAAATCAACAAAGCCATTTTCTAGGTACATGTTGTAAATTTGTGAATCTGAATTGTCTATATTCTATGCTGTGTACTGGATCTCATTTGTTATTTGAGTCCCTTGCTAAGGTAAATAATGAATATGTGTAATACCAATCACTTTACTCAACTTAAGAGGTTTCTATGCTAGGTGAAAATCATTCTCTTGTTCACGAATTTCCTGAAATGAAAGATAAAATTGCTGAGCTTGTTAAAACTGACGATGGCTTTGCAGCAGATATGAAGACGTACGACAACCTTGATAAAGAGATTCGTAAGCTTGAGCTGAAGGATTCACCCATTGATGACGGCTCGATGCACCAACTGAAACACGATCGTTCTGTACTTAAAGACGCACTGCACGCTCGCTTAACTGCTTAGTCAGTTGGCAATTTGGCTTATCAGCTAAATGGCGAATTGCAGATTTAGATATTAAAAACTCCTTCGGGAGTTTTTTCTTTTGGGCTCAATAACATGTCCACAA contains:
- a CDS encoding MATE family efflux transporter, with the protein product MKNFLDEAKTLMQIAWPILVAQIAQTLMGFVDTVMAGQVSAVDVAAVALGNSVWLPTIIVVGGTIMAVPAMVARKHGAKQENAIRPMIHQTIYMAALCSIVVMAIMSNASLGLKVMQVEPGLVQTTSSYLNALMWGAPAFLLFQSLRCFTEGMSVTKPSMVIGFIGFFVNIPANYVFIYGHLGMPALGGVGSGVATAIVYWSMAISLVVYIVFVKRFERFKLFSHFGRFDVAIQRQLLATGMPIALAVFLEVAVFAFIAMMLAPLGSVVVASNQIAVNFTMISLMIPLSIGAAVTIRVGYYLGLNESERARRIVSVGVMTATLISGVVMLLILLFKGSIASLYTTDKDVIGLATTLLLWGALFQVPNAIQTIYVAALRGYKDTIPILFVAFVSYWLVGISLGYVLAKTDLIVSRMGAGGFWLGFIVGLVFAGFALRNRITRTSKGNVELPAI
- a CDS encoding YdcH family protein, which translates into the protein MLGENHSLVHEFPEMKDKIAELVKTDDGFAADMKTYDNLDKEIRKLELKDSPIDDGSMHQLKHDRSVLKDALHARLTA
- a CDS encoding radical SAM protein, giving the protein MNYEGKVYRPWTEAKSILIQTTLGCSINTCTFCNMFSDKRFKVRDIEDVFKDIEEARLIFPYVESIFLIDGNVMAARTDYLLKILDKLRHTFPESRKVSLYSGLNDFRRKSLSELKELKSAGLTMAYAGLESGDAVVLDSIKKRMTPEQALEGMALAKEAGIETLLSFIFGLGGRDRSREHIVETTRLLNIMKPEQIAPMALAIQPGTVMEQEVKDGKFIMPTQLQILEEEKYLLENLNIDTFYWGDHGNNIVTQKGFLLDSREQFLAKVNHAIASNPMAKDSVIQTFAW
- a CDS encoding aspartate/glutamate racemase family protein; protein product: MKTIGLLGGMSWESTVSYYKSINEGVKATLGGLNSAKVCMYSVNFDEIEKLQHQGRWAETADILSDAALSVEKGGADFILICTNTMHKVVPEIEQKITIPILHIADTTAQKLLEQGVKKVGLLGTAFTMEQDFYKGRLTDKFGIDVVIPDDSDRKQVHNIIYQELCRGEVKEESRAVYRQVIEKLSQQGAEAVILGCTEIALLIQQQHTDVPLFDTTAIHAEAAVRLAMSD